The following proteins are encoded in a genomic region of Coffea eugenioides isolate CCC68of chromosome 6, Ceug_1.0, whole genome shotgun sequence:
- the LOC113776198 gene encoding enoyl-CoA delta isomerase 3-like, giving the protein MEINFIRHCPNFRLEQFRQSFVLTLLETRKRDQHLLNPTVIDSFRGYLEEVNVKSKAIPGSVLITTAQGGLFCGGFDFRYARSHAGGSVDRAFKEMNDGFKDVVKDLLSLPMPTIAAINGDATEAGLMLALSHDHLTMRQVDGPYLRAELLSRKRSYPGYFAALIRSKVGCPLARRKLLLSDEQIDAEAAAKIGLLDWNHEVASEKDALEVAKTQADELAKKEWNGELYAEMRQLLYPELCKELELTSSHDC; this is encoded by the exons ATGGAGATAAACTTTATAAGGCACTGCCCCAATTTCAGGCTAGAACAATTCCGCCAGTCCTTTGTACTCACTCTGCTCGAAACCCGCAAAAGAGATCAGCATCTTTTGAACCCAACTGTCATTGACTCATTCCGAGGTTATCTTGAAGAGGTGAATGTCAAGTCCAAGGCCATCCCGGGCTCTGTCCTCATTACCACCGCTCAGGGTGGCTTATTCTGCGGAGGATTCGACTTCAG GTATGCCCGGTCCCATGCGGGAGGCTCAGTGGATAGAGCATTCAAAGAAATGAATGATGGTTTTAAGGATGTAGTAAAAGACTTGCTTTCCCTTCCGATGCCCACCATAGCAGCAATTAATGGCGATGCAACAGAGGCAGGGCTGATGCTTGCTCTCAGCCACGACCATCTCACCATGAGGCAAGTCGATGGGCCGTATCTGCGAGCTGAGCTTTTGTCCAGGAAAAGGAGCTACCCCGGCTACTTCGCTGCCCTGATCAGGTCAAAAGTAGGCTGCCCTTTGGCTCGTCGTAAATTGCTGTTGAGTGACGAGCAGATTGACGCAGAAGCAGCAGCAAAGATCGGACTTCTGGATTGGAACCATGAGGTTGCAAGTGAGAAGGATGCCTTGGAAGTTGCAAAGACACAGGCAGACGAGCTAGCGAAAAAGGAATGGAATGGCGAGCTTTATGCTGAGATGAGACAACTTTTGTATCCCGAGCTGTGCAAGGAATTGGAATTGACTTCTAGCCATGATTGTTAA
- the LOC113773814 gene encoding uncharacterized protein LOC113773814 — translation MSAYPESSDRPVTTSSTDLVNLGAQLSEVLNRFNELNMEMTAQRRVIDQLVTGSSGGIQREPLPANPTEPILLPCTQTSFTPHFTNPHKETFTYSTHGLPHTHAPTTQANPPHLQIPQNHPSVNLNMPLESQEPYYNFTAEPFTLDTAVQGKVEAGGSSAPIDKNLLKRLDRFDEFMRKSQGLSKQGSLDYNELCLFSDMRLPVGFKAPKFSKYDGTGNPKTHLRMFANKLGKPIDYENLPVRLFPESLEGDALDWYSNLKPEDMRTWLDLSTAFIRQYEYNCELAPTRTTLEGTKRKPSEDHKTYAKRWRKLAAKVEPSMTEDEIVRTFIKAHDPPYFEEIFRMTGCSFAEIVNKLEEYDEFVRAGKIVNVLTLKSQLEAMQNQDDSSKKSQFEKKDEETSFVWNQGPSFRPRYRQYPTYSSHYSYQAHPRPVYRTTINHHRSRPNYPDTPTTPFHISPPNFQTRPHPPYNPRPVPPNK, via the coding sequence ATGAGTGCATATCCGGAATCGTCCGATAGGCCTGTAACGACATCATCAACTGACTTGGTGAATCTGGGAGCTCAACTGAGCGAAGTGCTAAACAGGTTCAATGAGCTAAATATGGAGATGACCGCACAACGACGTGTAATTGATCAGCTAGTCACTGGGAGCAGCGGCGGTATCCAGCGGGAACCCTTACCTGCCAATCCAACTGAACCAATACTTTTACCATGTACTCAAACCTCCTTTACTCCACATTTTACAAATCCGCATAAAGAAACTTTTACTTATTCCACTCATGGCCTACCACATACCCACGCGCCCACTACCCAAGCCAATCCTCCTCACCTCCAAATTCCCCAAAATCATCCATCTGTAAATCTGAACATGCCACTTGAATCTCAAGAGCCATATTACAATTTCACTGCTGAACCATTCACGCTGGATACCGCTGTCCAAGGGAAAGTTGAAGCTGGGGGATCCTCCGCACCAATTGACAAGAATTTGCTAAAAAGGTTGGATCGGTTTGATGAATTCATGAGAAAGAGTCAGGGTTTGAGCAAACAAGGGAGCTTGGATTATAACGAGTTATGTCTGTTTTCTGATATGCGACTACCTGTGGGTTTTAAAGCACCCAAATTTAGCAAGTATGACGGAACGGGCAACCCCAAGACGCATCTCCGaatgtttgccaacaagttgggcaagccaaTAGATTACGAGAATCTGCCAGTTCGTTTGTTTCCTGAAAGCTTAGAAGGCGATGCACTGGACTGGTATTCCAATTTGAAGCCCGAGGATATGAGAACATGGTTGGACTTATCAACCGCTTTTATAAGGCAATACGAATACAATTGCGAGTTGGCTCCAACAAGGACCACACTGGAAGGAACTAAAAGGAAACCATCTGAGGATCACAAGACGTATGCAAAAAGATGGAGAAAATTGGCTGCCAAGGTGGAACCCTCCATGACTGAAGATGAAATTGTGCGTACATTTATTAAAGCTCATGACCCGCCCTATTTTGAGGagatttttcgcatgactggatgttcCTTCGCAGAAATTGTTAATAAATTGGAAGAGTATGATGAGTTTGTGAGAGcaggaaagattgttaatgtgttaACTCTGAAATCACAATTGGAAGCGATGCAAAATCAAGACGATAGTAGTAAGAAATCCCAGTTCGAAAAGAAAGATGAGGAAACTTCATTTGTTTGGAACCAAGGCCCTTCTTTCCGACCTAGGTACCGACAATACCCCACTTATTCATCCCATTACTCATACCAGGCACACCCTCGACCTGTCTATCGTACTACCATTAACCATCATCGATCCCGACCAAATTATCCAGACACACCCACAACACCATTTCATATTTCTCCACCTAACTTCCAAACTAGACCTCACCCTCCTTATAATCCCAGACCTGTTCCACCAAACAAATAG